The Haloplanus salinarum genome includes a region encoding these proteins:
- a CDS encoding DUF4013 domain-containing protein, translating to MLDESLTYLRTSDDWVQTVLIGGLLSLLGVLILPAILVAGYLVRVLRGTMHGDDVPPRFDDWGPLAGDGVRAVVIAFVYGVVPGLLVAATAAAGALIAGPGPRSGLLVGGVVLVGGLFALIAGLLAAYVVPAAVANYAERGSLRAGFAVDDLRPVLSSGTYATAWLLAFALLVGAGIVAGALNAVPVLGTLVGAFLSFYAAVAAYYVVGHAWGDVRGLTLHDDEDGGVGAESTTA from the coding sequence ATGCTCGACGAATCACTCACCTACCTCCGGACGAGCGACGACTGGGTACAGACGGTTCTGATCGGCGGTCTCCTGTCACTCCTCGGGGTGTTGATTCTGCCGGCGATTCTCGTCGCGGGCTATCTCGTCCGCGTCCTCCGAGGGACGATGCACGGCGACGACGTGCCACCGCGGTTCGACGACTGGGGGCCGCTCGCGGGCGACGGCGTCCGGGCGGTCGTCATCGCGTTCGTCTACGGCGTGGTTCCCGGACTGTTGGTCGCCGCGACCGCCGCGGCCGGGGCGCTGATCGCGGGCCCCGGTCCCCGGAGCGGACTGCTCGTCGGCGGCGTGGTGCTGGTGGGTGGCCTCTTCGCGTTGATCGCCGGCCTCCTGGCCGCGTACGTCGTGCCGGCGGCCGTCGCCAACTACGCCGAACGGGGGTCGCTCCGCGCGGGCTTCGCCGTCGACGACCTGCGTCCGGTCCTCTCCTCGGGGACGTACGCCACGGCGTGGCTGCTCGCCTTCGCCCTCCTCGTCGGCGCCGGCATCGTCGCCGGCGCCCTCAACGCCGTGCCGGTGCTCGGGACGCTCGTCGGGGCGTTCCTGAGTTTCTACGCCGCGGTCGCCGCGTACTACGTCGTCGGCCACGCGTGGGGTGACGTCCGGGGACTGACGCTCCACGACGACGAGGATGGCGGCGTGGGGGCGGAGTCGACGACGGCCTGA
- a CDS encoding serine/threonine-protein kinase codes for MGDGWTFADAVLILLSLVAGGVLFAAALVLPNALPPSGIDPRPILLVGGGLCVVLGFGLVLTRRRRAQEGDEQYVFRDDDTPTALERIRDLDVDDDPDGISWPKEDVERLRSEADDGEAAETDAEADEDGTVDPAADAVDEGDSLEVEATNLAAAGEYDRALSLLDDAREAYRRARDAAGESDAVDADTVDERLDRLDDTEREIQGMRFDDGRGWLREATARAGALADRLTEAGFDDRRRRDPSADAEGTGRLGPPESIPRAPDVSVDYDALTDEEPIGGGGNADVTRATLSTPTGDVTLAIKRPRMQGTLHTDAVERLMAEAETWDKLDDHDHIVGVVDYGAEPLPWIAMEYMDAGDLSERAGEFDFDQALWTALGITKGVRHAHRRGVAHLDLKPANVLFRSVEGAWDVPKVADWGLSKHLLDHSASVEGLSPQYAAPEQFDDEFGPVDDITDVYQLGAVLYELFTGRPPFEGKPAKTMHRVLHEAPTPPSEVADVPETLDDVLLTALEKEKRARYESVLYLRDALRDLRD; via the coding sequence ATGGGCGACGGCTGGACGTTCGCGGACGCGGTGCTGATCCTCCTCTCTCTGGTGGCCGGGGGTGTCCTCTTCGCCGCCGCACTCGTCCTCCCAAACGCCCTCCCTCCGTCCGGCATCGACCCGCGGCCGATACTCCTCGTCGGCGGCGGCCTCTGTGTCGTCCTCGGTTTCGGACTCGTCCTGACGCGACGGCGACGGGCGCAAGAGGGGGACGAACAGTACGTGTTCCGCGACGACGACACGCCGACGGCGCTGGAACGCATTCGAGACCTCGACGTCGACGACGATCCCGACGGGATCTCGTGGCCGAAGGAGGACGTCGAACGTCTCCGGTCCGAGGCGGACGACGGCGAGGCGGCCGAGACCGACGCCGAGGCGGACGAAGACGGGACGGTCGACCCCGCCGCCGACGCCGTCGACGAGGGCGACAGCCTCGAGGTCGAGGCGACGAACCTCGCCGCGGCCGGCGAGTACGACCGCGCGCTCTCCCTCCTCGACGACGCCCGCGAGGCGTACCGTCGGGCCCGCGACGCGGCGGGCGAGAGCGACGCGGTCGACGCCGACACCGTCGACGAGCGACTGGACCGACTCGACGACACCGAACGGGAGATCCAGGGGATGCGGTTCGACGACGGCCGTGGCTGGCTCCGGGAAGCGACGGCCCGCGCCGGCGCGCTGGCCGATCGGCTGACAGAAGCGGGGTTCGACGACCGCCGCCGGCGGGACCCGTCGGCCGACGCCGAAGGCACGGGCCGCCTCGGCCCGCCGGAGTCGATCCCGCGGGCGCCCGACGTGTCGGTCGACTACGACGCGCTGACCGACGAGGAACCGATCGGCGGCGGGGGCAACGCCGACGTGACGAGGGCCACGCTGTCGACGCCGACCGGTGACGTGACCCTGGCGATCAAGCGCCCGCGGATGCAGGGGACGCTCCACACCGACGCCGTCGAACGGCTCATGGCGGAGGCGGAGACGTGGGACAAACTCGACGATCACGACCACATCGTGGGCGTCGTCGACTACGGCGCCGAACCGCTCCCCTGGATCGCCATGGAGTACATGGACGCCGGCGACCTCTCGGAACGGGCGGGCGAATTCGACTTCGACCAGGCGCTGTGGACGGCACTCGGCATCACCAAGGGCGTCCGCCACGCCCACCGCAGAGGGGTCGCCCACCTCGATCTGAAACCCGCGAACGTCCTCTTTCGGTCCGTCGAGGGCGCCTGGGACGTGCCGAAGGTCGCGGATTGGGGCCTGTCGAAACACCTGCTCGACCACTCGGCGAGCGTCGAAGGGCTCTCACCCCAATATGCCGCGCCCGAGCAGTTCGACGACGAGTTCGGCCCGGTCGACGACATCACCGACGTCTACCAGTTGGGTGCGGTGCTGTACGAACTGTTCACGGGCCGGCCGCCGTTCGAGGGCAAGCCGGCGAAAACGATGCACCGCGTCCTGCACGAGGCGCCGACGCCGCCGAGCGAGGTGGCCGACGTCCCCGAAACGCTGGACGACGTGTTGCTGACGGCCCTCGAAAAGGAGAAACGGGCTCGTTACGAGTCCGTCCTCTACCTCCGGGACGCGTTGCGGGACCTTCGGGACTGA
- the rqcH gene encoding ribosome rescue protein RqcH, protein MDAKRELTSVDLAALVAELGRYEGAKVDKVYLYDDDLLRFRMRDFDRGRVELLIEVGDVKRAHVADPEHVADAPGRPPNFAMMLRNRLSGADFAGVEQYEFDRILSFEFERDDENTTVVAELFGQGNVAVLDETGEVVRSLETVRLKSRTVAPGSQYGFPDSRVDPLTVGYDAFVRQMEDSDTDVVRTLATQLNFGGLYGEEICSRAGVEKGLDIAEAGEAEYEALYDAIGRLADRVRNGDFDPRVYLEDDRVVDATPLPLEERSGLSAEGFDSFNAALDDYFYRLEREPEEETTGTERPDFEAEIAKQQRIIEQQEGAIEGFEEQAAAERERAEALYAHYDLVDEVISTVRAAREDSVPWAEIEETLAAGAERGIPAAEAVEDVDPAEGEVTVDLDGTVVPVDPSVGVEKNADRRYTEAKRIEEKKEGALAAIENTREELEAVERRREEWEADDEDEADEEADEERDVDWRSMSSVPIKQPEHWYEDFRWFHTSDDFLVIGGRNADENEALVKKYMDGNDRFFHAQAHGGPVTVLKATGPSEKARDVDFPDSSLEEAAQFAVSYSSVWKDGRFAGDAYMVDPDQVSKTPESGEYIEKGGFVIRGDRTYFRDVSASIAVGIQCEPETRVIGGPPSAVEPRAETTLRLEPGKFAQNDAAKRCYRKLKDRFADESFVRKVASPDKIQEFLPPGGSSIVEE, encoded by the coding sequence ATGGACGCGAAGCGGGAACTGACCAGCGTCGACCTCGCGGCCCTCGTCGCCGAACTCGGGCGCTACGAGGGCGCGAAAGTCGATAAGGTCTACCTCTACGACGACGACCTCCTGCGGTTCCGGATGCGGGACTTCGACCGCGGCCGCGTCGAACTGCTGATCGAGGTGGGCGACGTGAAGCGGGCCCACGTCGCCGACCCCGAACACGTCGCGGACGCGCCGGGGCGGCCGCCGAACTTCGCGATGATGTTGCGAAACCGCCTGAGCGGCGCCGACTTCGCCGGCGTCGAGCAGTACGAGTTCGACCGCATCCTCTCCTTCGAGTTCGAGCGCGACGACGAGAACACCACCGTCGTCGCCGAACTGTTCGGCCAAGGCAACGTCGCCGTCCTCGACGAGACGGGCGAGGTGGTCCGGAGCCTGGAGACCGTGCGCCTGAAATCGCGGACGGTCGCCCCCGGCTCGCAGTACGGCTTCCCGGACTCGCGGGTCGACCCGCTGACCGTCGGCTACGACGCCTTCGTCCGGCAGATGGAGGACTCCGACACGGACGTGGTCCGCACGCTGGCGACACAGCTCAACTTCGGCGGGCTCTACGGCGAGGAGATCTGTTCGCGCGCGGGCGTCGAGAAGGGCCTCGATATCGCCGAGGCCGGCGAGGCGGAGTACGAGGCGCTCTACGACGCCATCGGCCGACTGGCCGACCGGGTCCGAAACGGCGACTTCGACCCGCGGGTGTATCTCGAGGACGACCGCGTCGTCGACGCGACGCCGCTCCCCCTAGAGGAGCGATCCGGGCTGTCGGCCGAGGGGTTCGACTCCTTCAACGCCGCCCTCGACGACTACTTCTACCGGCTGGAGCGCGAACCCGAGGAGGAGACCACCGGGACCGAGCGCCCGGACTTCGAGGCCGAGATCGCCAAACAGCAGCGCATCATCGAACAGCAGGAGGGGGCCATCGAGGGGTTCGAGGAGCAGGCCGCGGCCGAACGCGAGCGCGCCGAGGCGCTCTACGCCCACTACGACCTCGTCGACGAGGTCATCTCGACGGTCCGGGCGGCCCGCGAGGACAGCGTCCCGTGGGCGGAGATCGAGGAGACCCTCGCGGCGGGCGCCGAGCGTGGCATCCCCGCCGCCGAGGCCGTCGAGGACGTCGACCCCGCGGAGGGCGAAGTGACGGTCGACCTCGACGGGACCGTCGTCCCGGTCGATCCCTCCGTGGGCGTCGAGAAGAACGCCGACCGGCGGTACACGGAGGCCAAGCGCATCGAGGAGAAAAAGGAGGGCGCCCTGGCCGCCATCGAGAACACCCGCGAGGAACTGGAAGCAGTCGAGCGCCGGCGTGAGGAGTGGGAGGCCGACGACGAGGACGAGGCGGACGAGGAGGCTGACGAGGAGCGCGACGTGGACTGGCGCTCGATGTCTTCGGTGCCGATCAAACAGCCCGAACACTGGTACGAGGACTTCCGGTGGTTCCACACGAGCGACGACTTTCTCGTCATCGGCGGCCGGAACGCCGACGAGAACGAGGCGCTGGTGAAGAAGTATATGGACGGCAACGACCGCTTCTTCCACGCGCAGGCCCACGGCGGCCCGGTGACGGTGCTGAAGGCGACGGGGCCGAGCGAAAAGGCTCGCGACGTGGACTTCCCCGATTCCAGTCTGGAGGAGGCCGCGCAGTTCGCCGTCTCCTACTCCTCGGTGTGGAAGGACGGCCGCTTCGCCGGCGACGCCTACATGGTCGACCCCGACCAGGTGTCGAAGACCCCCGAGAGCGGGGAGTACATCGAGAAAGGGGGGTTCGTCATCCGCGGCGACCGCACCTACTTCCGGGACGTCTCCGCGAGCATTGCGGTGGGGATCCAGTGTGAACCCGAGACGCGGGTGATCGGCGGGCCGCCGTCGGCGGTCGAGCCGCGGGCCGAGACGACGCTTCGCCTCGAACCCGGGAAGTTCGCCCAGAACGACGCCGCCAAGCGGTGTTACCGGAAGCTCAAGGACCGCTTCGCCGACGAGTCGTTCGTCCGGAAGGTGGCGAGCCCCGACAAGATCCAGGAGTTCCTGCCGCCGGGCGGGAGCAGCATCGTCGAGGAGTAG
- a CDS encoding nitric-oxide reductase large subunit has protein sequence MRLTRKTIAKVIAVAFVFNLVVMGGGAWFAYQEAPPIPDQVVGPDGETVVTDQEIRDGKKAFQKHGLMNHGSILGNGAYYGEDYTADALALKTQYMRSYYAQERYGAAYDSLPTGERAAVDEVVKQDLDGEYGGGDIEYSAAELYAHEQVREEYVERYHEGSHERGVPEGMIDSEEDARQFADFAMWTAWFSHTDRPGGDHSYTNEWPYAPGAGNDATAAAMTWSVIAMVLLVAGAGFGIWLYRSVRLPEPSADGLSVPEPGDVSVFPSQRSALRFVPVAAGLFLAQVLLGGLLAHFYIERAGFFGIEEVFGVHILQILPFSIAKTWHIDLGILWIAATWLGAGLYLPPLLTGHEPKNQSTYIDGLLAAVVVVTVGGLGGIWLGANGYLGDLWWLLGNEGLEYLEVGKVWQFGLLAGFGTWAVLAIRGLKPLLDREPVYGLAHMILYAGGSIALLFTAGFFFTPETNIAVTEFWRWWVVHMWVEGAFEFFIVAIVGLTLVSMNLLRRRSAEKAVMLQALLVMSTGVIGVSHHYWWVGMPDMWVPIGSVFSTLELIPLVFILYEALGQYGAMTESGDFPYKIPFMFIVASGVWNFVGAGVLGFFINLPLINYYEHGTYLTVGHAHAAMFGAFGFLALGMVSYMLQLSIEPERWDGSWLRASFWCWNVGLGLMVFVSVLPVGFLQLEAIFTGSYAAGRSLAFYNQPIVQTLFWARLPGDTLIILGTAIYAADLVRKRFVLRVSEDDPDVEDMAVAEGVLSDD, from the coding sequence ATGAGGCTCACCCGAAAGACGATCGCGAAGGTGATCGCCGTGGCGTTCGTGTTCAACCTCGTCGTCATGGGTGGCGGTGCGTGGTTCGCGTACCAGGAGGCACCGCCCATTCCGGACCAGGTCGTCGGTCCCGACGGGGAGACGGTGGTCACCGATCAGGAGATCAGGGACGGAAAGAAGGCGTTCCAGAAACACGGCCTGATGAACCACGGGTCGATCCTCGGCAACGGGGCGTACTACGGCGAGGACTACACCGCCGATGCCCTGGCGCTGAAGACCCAGTACATGCGGTCGTACTACGCCCAGGAGCGGTACGGGGCCGCGTACGACTCGCTGCCGACCGGCGAGCGGGCCGCCGTCGACGAGGTGGTCAAACAGGACCTCGACGGCGAGTACGGCGGCGGCGACATCGAGTACTCGGCGGCGGAGCTGTACGCCCACGAGCAGGTCCGCGAGGAGTACGTCGAGCGCTACCACGAGGGGAGCCACGAGCGCGGCGTCCCCGAGGGGATGATCGACAGCGAGGAAGACGCCCGCCAGTTCGCGGACTTCGCGATGTGGACGGCGTGGTTCTCCCACACCGACCGGCCGGGCGGTGACCACTCCTACACCAACGAGTGGCCGTACGCGCCCGGCGCGGGCAACGACGCCACCGCCGCCGCGATGACCTGGAGCGTCATCGCCATGGTGTTGCTGGTCGCGGGGGCCGGCTTCGGCATCTGGCTCTACCGCTCGGTCCGACTGCCCGAACCGTCCGCCGATGGGCTCTCCGTGCCCGAACCGGGCGACGTGAGCGTCTTCCCGAGTCAGCGCTCGGCGCTCCGCTTCGTCCCCGTCGCCGCCGGACTCTTCCTCGCACAGGTGTTGCTCGGCGGCCTGCTCGCGCACTTCTACATCGAGCGGGCCGGCTTCTTCGGCATCGAGGAGGTGTTCGGCGTCCACATCCTCCAGATCCTTCCGTTCTCCATCGCGAAGACCTGGCACATCGACCTCGGCATCCTCTGGATCGCCGCCACGTGGCTCGGCGCGGGGCTGTACCTGCCGCCGCTGCTGACCGGGCACGAGCCGAAGAACCAGTCGACGTACATCGACGGACTGCTGGCCGCGGTGGTCGTGGTCACCGTCGGCGGCCTCGGCGGCATCTGGCTCGGCGCGAACGGCTACCTCGGTGACCTCTGGTGGCTCCTCGGCAACGAGGGGCTAGAGTACCTCGAAGTCGGCAAGGTCTGGCAGTTCGGCCTGCTGGCCGGCTTCGGCACCTGGGCCGTCTTAGCGATCCGCGGCCTGAAGCCCCTGCTCGACCGCGAACCGGTGTACGGGCTGGCGCACATGATCCTCTACGCCGGCGGCTCCATCGCCCTCCTCTTTACCGCCGGCTTCTTTTTCACCCCCGAGACCAACATCGCGGTGACCGAGTTCTGGCGCTGGTGGGTCGTCCACATGTGGGTCGAGGGCGCCTTCGAGTTCTTCATCGTCGCTATCGTCGGCCTGACGCTGGTGTCGATGAACCTGCTCCGACGGCGCAGCGCGGAGAAGGCCGTCATGCTACAGGCGCTTCTGGTGATGAGCACCGGCGTCATCGGTGTCTCGCACCACTACTGGTGGGTCGGTATGCCCGACATGTGGGTGCCCATCGGCAGCGTCTTCTCGACGCTCGAACTCATCCCGCTGGTGTTCATCCTCTACGAGGCGCTCGGCCAGTACGGAGCGATGACCGAGTCCGGCGACTTCCCTTACAAGATCCCGTTCATGTTCATCGTCGCCAGCGGGGTCTGGAACTTCGTCGGCGCCGGCGTACTCGGCTTCTTCATCAACCTCCCGCTGATCAACTACTACGAGCACGGTACCTACCTCACCGTGGGACACGCCCACGCCGCCATGTTCGGCGCCTTCGGCTTCCTCGCCCTCGGCATGGTCAGCTACATGCTCCAGCTGTCCATCGAGCCGGAGCGCTGGGACGGCTCGTGGCTCCGGGCGTCGTTCTGGTGCTGGAACGTCGGCCTGGGGCTGATGGTGTTCGTCTCCGTCCTCCCGGTCGGCTTCCTGCAACTGGAGGCCATCTTCACGGGGAGCTACGCCGCCGGCCGGAGCCTCGCCTTCTACAACCAGCCAATCGTCCAGACCCTGTTCTGGGCGCGGCTCCCCGGCGACACGCTCATCATCCTCGGGACGGCCATCTACGCCGCCGACCTCGTCCGCAAGCGGTTCGTCCTCCGGGTCTCCGAGGACGACCCCGACGTCGAGGACATGGCGGTGGCGGAGGGGGTGTTGAGCGACGACTGA
- a CDS encoding MutS-related protein codes for MRLEDYWGVGPKTSERLRETLGEDAAIDAIESADVRALTDAGITRGRATRILRRANDEAGMDALATRDTRAVYDDLLELASGYALTRHAADRIRVLTPLSERGAVEDRLDAVDAAREAWTALDDAGREAVVEAFAAYDADDGSERAAVDAALALRDAGLDGTAFDALGAVDPDALREAADALGHVTADGVAAGADDRLDDLRARLDDARALENDAFDVLERVRETGVRDLADFRRAFADYVDRETDLSRSAIEEAAPEEAHDAADFVSTALRALVDDLERRATEREREIEDDLRAAVADARADVDRVLAAVDDVAVDLSLARFAEAHDLVRPTLGGDRLAVEGARNLFLDDPEPVTYAVGDHGLSPPSGDRVAVLTGANSGGKTTLLETCCAVALLAAMGLPVPADRAEVGSFDAVVFHRRHASFNAGVLESTLKSIVPPLTDGGRTLMLVDEFEAITEPGRAADLLNGLVDLTVERGALGVYVTHLADDLSPLPDAARIDGIFAEGLTGDLELRVDYQPRFGTVGKSTPEFIVSRLVADAGDRRERQGFEHLAAAVGEEAVQRTLAEAWDE; via the coding sequence ATGCGACTGGAGGACTACTGGGGGGTGGGACCGAAGACGAGCGAGCGTCTCCGCGAGACGCTCGGGGAGGACGCCGCCATCGACGCCATCGAGTCCGCGGACGTGCGCGCGCTGACCGACGCGGGGATCACGCGCGGCCGGGCGACGCGCATCCTCCGTCGAGCGAACGACGAGGCCGGGATGGACGCGCTCGCCACCCGGGATACGCGGGCGGTGTACGACGACCTGCTCGAACTGGCGAGCGGCTATGCCCTCACCCGGCACGCGGCCGACCGCATCCGCGTGTTGACGCCGCTCTCCGAACGCGGGGCCGTCGAGGACCGCCTCGACGCCGTCGACGCCGCACGCGAGGCCTGGACCGCCCTCGACGACGCGGGCCGGGAGGCGGTGGTCGAGGCCTTCGCGGCCTACGACGCCGACGACGGGAGCGAGCGCGCCGCCGTCGACGCCGCCCTCGCGCTCCGGGATGCGGGGCTCGACGGCACGGCCTTCGACGCCCTCGGCGCGGTCGACCCCGACGCCCTCCGGGAGGCGGCCGACGCGCTCGGCCACGTGACCGCCGACGGGGTCGCCGCGGGGGCCGACGACCGCCTCGACGACCTCCGGGCCCGCCTCGACGACGCCCGCGCCCTCGAGAACGACGCCTTCGACGTGCTCGAACGGGTCCGCGAGACGGGCGTCCGCGACCTGGCGGACTTCCGGCGGGCGTTCGCGGACTACGTCGACCGCGAGACGGATCTCTCGCGGTCGGCCATCGAGGAGGCCGCCCCCGAGGAGGCCCACGACGCCGCCGACTTCGTGAGCACGGCCCTCCGGGCGCTCGTCGACGACCTCGAACGGCGGGCGACCGAGCGCGAACGCGAGATCGAGGACGACCTCCGGGCCGCGGTCGCCGACGCCCGGGCGGACGTCGACCGGGTGCTCGCCGCCGTCGACGACGTGGCCGTCGACCTCTCGCTGGCCCGCTTCGCCGAGGCACACGACCTCGTCCGGCCGACCCTCGGGGGCGACCGCCTCGCCGTCGAGGGAGCGCGCAACCTCTTTCTCGACGATCCGGAGCCCGTGACCTACGCCGTCGGCGACCACGGCCTGTCGCCCCCGAGCGGCGACCGCGTGGCGGTGCTGACCGGCGCCAACAGCGGCGGCAAGACGACGCTCTTGGAGACCTGTTGTGCCGTCGCGCTCCTGGCGGCGATGGGGTTGCCAGTGCCCGCCGACCGCGCCGAAGTCGGGAGCTTCGACGCCGTCGTCTTCCACCGCCGGCACGCGAGTTTCAACGCCGGCGTGCTGGAGTCGACGCTGAAGTCCATCGTCCCGCCGCTGACCGACGGCGGCCGGACCCTGATGCTCGTCGACGAGTTCGAGGCGATCACGGAGCCGGGACGCGCGGCTGACCTGCTGAACGGGCTGGTCGACCTCACCGTCGAGCGGGGCGCCCTCGGCGTCTACGTCACCCACCTCGCGGACGACCTGAGCCCGCTCCCCGACGCCGCCCGCATCGACGGCATCTTCGCCGAGGGGCTGACCGGCGACCTGGAGTTGCGGGTCGACTACCAGCCACGCTTCGGCACCGTCGGGAAGTCCACGCCCGAGTTCATCGTCTCGCGACTCGTCGCCGACGCCGGCGACCGACGGGAACGACAGGGGTTCGAACACCTCGCGGCCGCCGTCGGCGAGGAGGCGGTCCAGCGCACCCTCGCCGAGGCGTGGGACGAGTGA
- a CDS encoding CRTAC1 family protein gives MFRDRSDLLADNPPFRGYGAAVTAGPDGPLVFVGGFGDANRVLRTEDGDVVDAACGVLADDGRHAIGVAAADLDADGREEVYIHNVASFGGTSAEADLLLDPEGEGSRWRDLFADPVNRGRENYRVGRSIAAVDRLGTGRYGLFVTGYGAPARFYEVGDDGGITDLADAVGLDVVTGGRSVATGPILSERTDLFVGAERGPNLLLRNAGGKFVDVAREYGVDDPEENARGAALVTPDGAPTPDIVCGNWNGANRLFARGDADDDGFRDTAPPALARPARVRTVVAADFDNDRRTELFVNCLGAPNRLLTYGDDGWTQTGVGDALEPEGMGTGAAVADLDGDGTLELLVVHGEAEAQPLSLYSAPNDGDWLRVLPRTPAGAPARGARVVLRTDAGRQVRVVDGGSGYLCQMEPVAHFGLGSAVPQAVTVRWPDGRERTVTDPPARTTIRPAHPGSPSLADRGSGI, from the coding sequence ATGTTCCGGGACCGGTCGGACCTGCTCGCCGACAACCCTCCGTTTCGCGGGTACGGGGCGGCCGTCACCGCCGGCCCCGACGGTCCCCTCGTTTTCGTCGGCGGCTTCGGCGACGCCAACCGCGTCCTCCGGACCGAGGACGGTGACGTCGTCGACGCGGCCTGTGGCGTCCTCGCCGACGACGGCCGTCACGCCATCGGCGTCGCCGCGGCCGACCTCGACGCCGACGGCCGGGAGGAGGTGTACATCCACAACGTCGCCTCCTTCGGCGGCACCTCCGCGGAGGCGGACCTGCTCCTCGATCCGGAGGGGGAGGGCTCCCGGTGGCGCGACCTCTTCGCCGACCCGGTGAACCGGGGGCGGGAGAACTACCGTGTGGGGCGCTCTATCGCCGCCGTCGACCGCCTCGGAACCGGCCGCTACGGCCTCTTCGTCACCGGATACGGCGCCCCCGCGCGCTTCTACGAGGTGGGCGACGACGGCGGGATCACCGACCTCGCCGACGCGGTCGGCCTGGACGTCGTCACCGGCGGGCGCTCGGTCGCCACCGGCCCCATCCTCTCGGAGCGGACGGACCTGTTCGTCGGCGCCGAGCGGGGGCCGAACCTCCTCCTGCGGAACGCCGGCGGGAAGTTCGTCGACGTGGCCCGGGAGTACGGCGTCGACGACCCCGAGGAGAACGCCCGGGGTGCGGCGCTCGTGACGCCCGACGGCGCCCCGACGCCCGACATCGTCTGTGGCAACTGGAACGGCGCGAACCGGCTGTTCGCCCGCGGCGACGCCGACGACGACGGCTTTCGGGACACGGCGCCGCCGGCGCTGGCTCGCCCGGCGCGGGTCCGAACCGTCGTCGCCGCCGACTTCGACAACGACCGCCGGACGGAACTGTTCGTCAACTGTCTGGGTGCCCCCAACCGCCTGCTGACGTACGGCGACGACGGCTGGACGCAGACGGGCGTGGGCGACGCCCTCGAACCCGAAGGGATGGGCACCGGCGCGGCCGTCGCCGACCTCGACGGCGACGGGACGCTGGAACTACTCGTGGTCCACGGCGAGGCCGAGGCACAACCGCTCTCGCTCTACAGCGCCCCCAACGATGGCGACTGGCTCCGGGTGCTCCCGCGGACGCCGGCCGGGGCGCCGGCACGTGGCGCCCGGGTGGTCCTCCGGACCGACGCCGGGCGACAGGTCCGTGTCGTCGACGGCGGGAGCGGCTACCTCTGTCAGATGGAACCCGTCGCACACTTCGGCCTCGGCTCGGCGGTTCCCCAGGCGGTCACGGTCCGCTGGCCCGACGGCCGCGAGCGGACGGTCACGGACCCGCCCGCCCGGACGACGATCCGTCCCGCACACCCGGGGTCGCCGTCGCTCGCCGACCGAGGTAGCGGGATTTAA
- a CDS encoding DUF7576 family protein, which produces MIDPTSDIGEDVDESDAPTCHTCGKKIVMEPEHRVVSWIEDDAVEHLHFCDDECHEGWSGRRPGR; this is translated from the coding sequence ATGATCGACCCCACGTCCGACATCGGCGAGGACGTCGACGAGAGCGACGCGCCGACCTGTCACACCTGCGGGAAGAAGATCGTCATGGAGCCGGAGCACCGCGTCGTCTCGTGGATCGAGGACGACGCCGTCGAACACCTACACTTCTGCGACGACGAGTGCCACGAGGGCTGGAGCGGGCGCCGGCCGGGGCGCTGA